A genome region from Gemmatimonadaceae bacterium includes the following:
- the alc gene encoding allantoicase, translating into MTVASASDAHPFTELPDLAAERLGGAVIAANDDFFAPKENLIKPAAPEWREGEYTDRGKWMDGWETRRRRAPGHDWAIIQLGVPGIVRGVVIDTSYFTGNYPEEASIDSAAVDGSPSGEHMMSEQIQWAPVLPKSRLKGNTLNYCPVEANNRRVTHLRLNIFPDGGVARLRVHGEVVPDEEIFTALREIDLAALRNGGLVVACSDMHYGNPQNMLLPGKSTHMGDGWETKRRRGPGNDWAVVRLARRGIVERIELDTDHFKGNAPGSCMIECCDASITHGVFDSEHGEWSELLPQTPLEPNGQHHWEGIVPKPATHVRLNIFPDGGVARLRLLGRVER; encoded by the coding sequence ATGACAGTTGCCTCAGCGTCCGACGCGCACCCCTTCACCGAGCTGCCCGACCTCGCAGCCGAACGACTGGGCGGGGCGGTGATCGCGGCCAACGACGATTTCTTTGCGCCGAAAGAGAATCTCATCAAGCCTGCCGCTCCCGAGTGGAGAGAAGGGGAATACACGGATCGCGGCAAATGGATGGACGGCTGGGAGACCCGCCGTCGTCGCGCGCCCGGCCACGACTGGGCGATTATTCAGCTCGGCGTTCCTGGAATTGTCCGCGGTGTTGTGATCGACACAAGCTACTTTACCGGGAACTATCCCGAGGAAGCGAGCATCGATTCGGCCGCGGTCGATGGCTCTCCGTCAGGCGAGCACATGATGAGCGAGCAGATTCAGTGGGCGCCCGTGCTGCCGAAGTCACGGCTCAAGGGCAATACGCTCAACTATTGTCCCGTCGAGGCCAACAATCGCCGAGTGACGCATCTTCGACTCAACATCTTCCCTGACGGGGGTGTTGCCCGGCTTCGCGTGCACGGTGAAGTGGTCCCCGATGAAGAAATCTTTACCGCTTTGAGAGAGATAGACCTTGCTGCCCTCAGAAACGGAGGGCTCGTCGTCGCGTGCAGCGACATGCACTACGGGAATCCCCAGAACATGCTGCTGCCCGGCAAGTCGACACATATGGGAGACGGATGGGAGACGAAGCGCCGGCGCGGGCCGGGAAATGACTGGGCTGTTGTGCGTCTCGCCCGCCGGGGAATTGTCGAGCGCATCGAGCTGGACACCGATCACTTCAAGGGAAATGCGCCGGGTAGCTGCATGATCGAATGCTGCGACGCGAGCATCACGCACGGAGTGTTCGACTCGGAGCACGGGGAGTGGAGCGAGCTGCTGCCGCAAACGCCGCTCGAGCCTAATGGACAACATCACTGGGAGGGGATTGTGCCGAAGCCGGCAACACACGTCCGCTTGAACATCTTTCCGGACGGTGGCGTTGCCCGGCTACGGCTATTAGGAAGGGTCGAGCGCTGA